From the genome of Deltaproteobacteria bacterium:
ACCTCGGACGTCACCTGATCGGCGTACTGGGCGAAGTTCTCGTGGAACATCCCGGCCAGCTTCCGCGCCGTCCGGTCGTACGCCGCGGGATCCTTCCACGTCGACCTCGGGTCCAGGACCTCGGGCGGCACGTCCGGGCAGCTTCTCGGCACGCGTAATCCGAAGACCGGATCCACCCGCATCTCGACGCCGTCCAGCTTTCCGGAGAGCGCGGCCCGGAGCATCGCCTTGGTGTGGCCGATCTCCATCCGGTACCCCGTTCCGTACGGACCGCCGGTCCACCCCGTGTTCACCAGCCAGACCTTGACGTTGTGCGTGGCGACCTTCTCCCCGAGGAGCTTCGCGTAGATGGAAGGGTCGAGCGCCATGAACGGTCCGCCGAAACAGGTGCTGAACGTCGCCTGCGGCTCCACGACCCCCCGTTCGGTCCCGGCCACCTTGGCCGTGTAGCCGGAGAGGAAGTGGTACATCGCCTGGTCGGTCGTCATCGAGGAGATCGGCGGAAGCACCCCGAAGGCGTCGGCCGTCAGCATCACGATGTGCTTCGGGTGGCCGACGGCGCCGCGGGGGGCGACACGGGGGATGGAGGAGAGCGGGTAGGAAGCACGGGTGTTTTCCGTGAGGGTCGCGTCGTTCAGGTCGATCTGTCGCGCCTCGATGTCCATCCCCACGTTTTCGAGGATCGTCCCGAACATCCCGGTCGTCCGGTGGATCTCCGGCTCCATCCCGGGGGAGAGGTTGATGACCTTGGCGTAGCAGCCTCCCTCGAAGTTGAAGACGCCGCGGTCGCTCCAGCCGTGCTCGTCGTCGCCCACCAGCGTCCGCTCCGGGTCGGCGGAGAGGGTCGTCTTCCCCGTTCCCGAGAGGCCGAAGAGGACCGCCACGTCCTGGTCGTCGCGCCCATAGCTGGCCGCGCAGTGCATCGGCAG
Proteins encoded in this window:
- the pckA gene encoding phosphoenolpyruvate carboxykinase (ATP), coding for MRVHSNGNRADDLSFHGIRKAEAVWWNLSRSALLEHSLRRREGHLAASGPLVVRTGEYTGRSPNDRFFVREPGSDRSIHWGKTNRPFAADKYEALRARLFSYLEGRELFVQDCHVGADEAHRLPIRVITEMAWHALFARNMFLPVTDREALLRHVPGFTVISAPGFHSRPEMDGTRSEVFILIHFGRKEVLIGGTLYAGEIKKSIFTVMNYLLPAAGVLPMHCAASYGRDDQDVAVLFGLSGTGKTTLSADPERTLVGDDEHGWSDRGVFNFEGGCYAKVINLSPGMEPEIHRTTGMFGTILENVGMDIEARQIDLNDATLTENTRASYPLSSIPRVAPRGAVGHPKHIVMLTADAFGVLPPISSMTTDQAMYHFLSGYTAKVAGTERGVVEPQATFSTCFGGPFMALDPSIYAKLLGEKVATHNVKVWLVNTGWTGGPYGTGYRMEIGHTKAMLRAALSGKLDGVEMRVDPVFGLRVPRSCPDVPPEVLDPRSTWKDPAAYDRTARKLAGMFHENFAQYADQVTSEVRAAGFRKPG